The genomic DNA TGAAATTCTGGACAAAGGAGTATGGTAGCCCACCATGGTGATCTTCGCCTGAATACAATTGAAGGTTCAATTGATGTGAAAGCAGCCGCATTTTCTATCCAGGAAAACCCGGATATCACCCTCATGATTAAAGTATCATTGGTGTTTTAGTTCCGGAGATTTAACCAACACAGGTCAGAAAGGGTATTATAGACTGTGTGTTGTTATCGGCACCCCCCGGTCATCGATGACACGGCAGTTTCCTTTGAAAACCTGGTAGAGGCTATCATAAAAATGCTGAGATAGAGACCACGATGAAACGTCTGCCTGATGAGATGGAGCGTGATGAGTTATTCAGCCTCAAAAAGATCTAGGCCAGATCAACCGCTTTTATAAACGTCCGAATTATTATCGCAATATTTCAATTATTTTCTCATTTAGAGCCATATTATAATTTATTGTATTAGAATAATAAAATAAAATATTCTTTTATGATGTTCACAACTGCAGATCTCATTAGCCATGAAACAGAAATTAAGACACATAAATTCTTTTAACTATTGTAATTTATGATAAATCTCATTTTATTTCATCGAATATTAAAGCCCTACAATCAATCGAAATACAGCCGCACTATTCACATAAACACTTGCACCCATAGTAATATAGGATCATCATAGGAAAAAACTACGCCCTGTTGTAAACACATCTTAAAAACTCTATTTATGAACACATTTTTTCTTACATCAACATCACTAAAATTTAATTCTACTCAAAAATCCAAACACAAAATCATATATTATTAAAATACATATTCTAAAAAAATTTATAATATTATTATACATATGATCGCGGATTACCAGCTGGACCGTGTCATTCAGGACCAGGCGAAATCATTTGCACGGAAAGATCCCGGAACACCCAGGTCCATCAATCTCTTTAAGTATCTTTATCTTAACCAGGTGATCATCATTTCCGGTGTCCGGAGATGTGGAAAAACAACCCTGCTCAGACAGATTGCATCTCATTTTAAGGCCTATCATTATCTGAACCTTGCCGACATCCGTCTTCATGGACTATCAGACCTAACTGCCAGTCTGCTTCTTCTGGAAAAGCGAGACCCAGGAATCAGGATCCTCTTTCTTGATGAAATACAGAACCTGCCCGGATGTGAAGATACCATCAGGCAATTACATGATTCAGGATACAAAATATTCTGCACCAGTTCACAAACTGGCTCCAATATCTCTCATTCAGATAAACCAAAGGGAGAATGGGTCACTATTATCCTTCACCCATTTTCATTTGTCGAGTATCTCGCCTGGCATGCAATAGACAAAAGCACGGCGTCTGAAAATCAGGTAGCAGTATTGTCACATCTGGACAGGTATCTGGAAGAAGGTGGTTTTCCGGAGTATACCAGAATGTGGGATACAGATCATATCAGAAGTATATATGAAGAGATCCTGTACCGGGACTGTATCGCACGGTGGAATATCAGGGATGTTTCCGGATTTATCAGACTGGCGGGCTTCCTTCTTACGAACATTGGAACCAAAGTCCATTACCGATCCCTTGCCTCTATGCTCGGAATGAAAAGTCCCATGACTGTCAGGGATTACATCCATATTCTGGCAGATACGCATCTGATAACCGAAGTTCACCGGTATGATCCATCCCTGAAGAAACAGTATGGGACCGGTAAAAAGATCTATGCTGTCGATATCGGTATGAGAAACCAGGTAGCATTCAGGGTTTCCGGGGATCATCAAAAACTCCTGGAAAATCTGGTGTTGGTAGAGTTAAAACGTCGGGATTTTGATGTTTATCCCACATTCGCCAGATCTTTTTTCAACTATAGAATTTTTCGTACTCCGGCCCAAGCAATCGCAATATCTTCAATAGTTCTCGATCCAAATTCTGGATAGATGAATGGAGTGCATCATCGACAGAAATAATACATGACTTAATCTCTCTGAATTTAAAAAAAATCCATTTGAGCGTTGGACGAGAGGTAGGTTTCTTCTTCTGATTCAACACCGTTTCATCTTCTTCTTTCAGCCTTTTTCGCAGCAGCATTTCAGTATATGAGTAAACCATGAGGCAGAGAACCATAACCATACATAAAGCCTCGATCCTTTTTTCACTTTTCAGATAAACTTCAGCAACCCGGAATGATTTGTCCTTTAAAAACCGGAAACCTTTTTCGACAAGCATCTGTCCTTTATAGTGATTCAGAACCGTTTCAGAATCCAAACTCAAAACATTCGTTGCAAGAATAAATCTGCCCAGATACTGTTTTTCACTTTCAACGAAATCCTGAGCAAGTTCAACCCTTGCATCGATCGAATATTGTGGGATTAACGTTTCTCCTGCTTTTGGGCGCCCCTTCTTACCATTTTCCCGTTTATAACTGACCTTGATCCTTGAATCCACCAATTTTACTAAAGGTGTTTCATTAAGATAGCGTAAGAGAGCGTTACTGGCATCTGTTTCACATGCATAGCATACTTTAGAAATCTGTTTTAACCCTTTTAATGCGGCTTTGAACCTCACAGGGAGGTTTTTCTCAAACGTCTTCAATTCTCGAGCTTTCATCTCTTCAGATGAGACAACAATCCATTTTTGAGGAACACCACCATAATGTGAGTCAACGCTACTGCAAGAATACCGTGGATCTGAGGTAGGAGTGAAGAGAAGATCAGATTTGAGTAACTCTGTCATCTCATTTATTGTGGCTGGGACATTTGATATCCACCTTGTTTCCGGACCGAGGGTTTTGATGTTTTTATCAGTATACAGGGCACTGTCACCCATGAAGATTACATCAGGATCAAATGTGAATGAATCTTGCAATGATAGGATTGTTTGCACAAGAACTTCCTTATCTGATTCGTTGCCATCGTGTGCACGAGCAAAAATCGGTATCCCGTGTTGGTTAACCACCATACTTAAGGCAAATCTGTTTAAATCCCAGCGTTTGTCTTTTGGATGTCCCTTTGTAATTTTGATACATCCATCTCCGGATTCATTTCCATATTCACCATGAACACTGAAATTGGTTGTATCAACATGACAAAGCTGTACTCCATCTTTGTAAACAGTAAACATCTGGGTGACAAGATCAGTAAAGAGCTTGCTGGGGCCATATGCATATATCTTATCCAAAAGGCGACCAATGACTGATTCATTAAGATTTTTTGCAGAAATATCCGGACCTATGAGACGTTCCAAATCAAGATGCTTGCAGTATTCGGGAAAAAGATAGAGTCGTCTCTCTGTGAATCCAAGTCCGTTGAGAATGAGGGCTAATAAAATTTGAGAACTTGATATTTGATGTTGACCGATTTTAGGGATTGCCCGGTCAATTATAGGAGCTAAACCAAGCTTATGGAACGTGCCTGCAACGATTCCAAGATGATCAATGGTTTTTATGGAGTCTATTTCTAATGAAACATCCTCATCTTTCATTAATTATAGTAATGGAGATCTTCTTAGTTATATAGTTTACTATTATATAAAATTGTAATAGATCTGACGAATATGGGTTTATTATCATTTTTCGGCTAAGGAATGTGATTTTGTTATTATTGAGAATGGCCAGGTAAATGGTCTGTATCAGGTCTGCTCTGAATTAACTGATCTGAACAGGGAGCGGGAATATGGTGGTTTACAGGAAGCGATGAACCAATATGGACTTGACTGGGGGATACTGATTACTCTAAACCAAGAGGGAACAGTTCGGGTTCCGGAAGGGGTGATTCAGATTGTGCCGGTGTGGAAATGGTTGTTGTATATCGAAGAAAAATAATTTTTGTCGATAAAGATTAAAATTTGGAGTTGACCCTTCATTTATGAGCTCTTAATTTCTAATTGTATTATTTATACGTCATGATGAATATTTATCAACAAATTTTTATAAAGGAATCATCTTATGTGATGAAGGAGAATTATTGTCATGTCAGATATTTGCTTAAAAATACCCAGTAATATTACAAATACAATCCGTCTTCCACCCGATACTCTACAGGAAGAATTACTCAAGGAACTGGCTATTGCTTTGTATACAAGAGGAATTTTAAGTTCAGGACAGTCCTGTAAACTAGCCGGAATGAAACGATATCAATGGGAAGAGGAATTAGGTAAACGAAATATTTCTCGCCATTATAATCTGGAAAAGTTAGAGGAAGACTTTTCCTATGTTTTTCATAGCAAGTGATTCTTCACCATTAATTAGTCTGGCATCAATCGACCGATTCTGTATCCTTGAAAAACATTATGATCATATTATCATCCCTCCGGCAGTTTGGGACCGAAATAACTGATGATCCACACAGACGACCAGGATGTTTAGAACTTATAAAAGCCCGTGATACGAATTTTGTAAAAATCATTAACCCTGAAAACCTTCATCTTATTCAATTATTAAAAAACCAATTACATGAAGGGGAAGCTGAAGCCATAGCTCTGGCTCAGCAGGAAAAGGCACCAATCCTTCTTATTGATGAGGCTGAAGGTAGAGAGGTGGCAAAATCATATAACATACCAGTTATTGGTGTAATTGGCATACTCGCTGCGGCAAAAAAGACCGGTGAGATTGAATCAATGAAGACCGAATTGGACAGTCTGATTCAAAGAACCTCTTTTCGTGTTTCACGAATTATGTATGATAAAGCACTTGAGATGTCAGGTGAATTGTAACAATTTAACTTGATTAAAGGCGATGAAACTGAATATAATCAATGTAAAAAGGAATTTATTAAACCAACAGTGAATGTAAAAAAATCCCCTGAATGGACTGCTGAAGGAATTCCACCACCTACAGGTATTTTTCAATAAAAATTTTTTCCATGTATATTTACAGCCGACACTCGGCAGCAACGAGTGTTACGAAACATAATTTTTGTACAAACATTTAAATCTGAGTACGTTGTATACTCTTTTTGAATAATGTCCATCGTTGCTGATTCAAATGTAACCATCGCTCACTTAGGCATAGTCTCAGGGATAATAGACAAACTTGGAATTTGTGAATATATCGATCGGCTCATTCCCAAAAAGCGTAGCCATATTGTCACTCATGGCGAGGCAGTGAAAGCATTACTTCTCAATTGCCTGGGTTTTACTGAACGGCGTCTTTACCTGATGCCAGAATATTTTGATGATGTTGCAACTGAACGTCTAATTGGCGAGGGAATTGAAGCAAAGCATTTGAATCAGTACTTATTTGGTGAAACTCTTGATGCGATAGCCGCTGCAGGTCCCACTGAGTTATTCACGGGTATCATCCTTGAAATCCTTGATAATCTTCTCCATGGAGTTCTTCGACTTCATTATGATACAACAACGATCAGTGTAACAGGAGAGTATGATCAAGAACTAAATACTCGTCTGATTAAGCTGGTTCGAGGGCATTCAAAAGATCACCGCAATGATTTGAAACAGTTAGTCCTATGTTTAGTAACGGATCAACGTGGGATTCCTGTTTTTATGGAGCCTTTATCCGGTAATGCATCAGATAAAAAGACTTTAATTCGAACCATTCAGGAAGTGCGAAAGAATTTCAATACAGACGAGAAGGTTTACCATATGGCCGATTCAGCCCTTTACGCCGCAAAAATGGTTCAAGATCTAGGTTCTCACTGTTACTGGATAACTCATGTTCCTGAAACGATTAAGGAGGTAAAAACTATCCTCAAATCTGACGTTGAGTGGATTCCGTGTTCTGATGCCCGGTATAAGTATGCTGCTTTCGATAGCAACTATGGCGGTATCGATCAAAAATGGTTTTTATTCCACTCTGAAGAGAGACATAAAGCCAGCATCAAACATGATATTGAAAAAATTGAGGAGAAACTGGCGAAAAGTCAGACTGCCCTGAATAAATCATTGGTCAACGGGTTTGCTTGCGAAAATGATGCACTTCTCGCTGTAGAAAGATGGATGTCAAAGCATAAGCGATACATCCTTTCTGATATTGAAATAACATGTGATAACAAAAAACCGTCAGGTAAGGTTGGGAGACCGAAAAAAGGTGAGGTACTTGAGAAATGGTATTCTGTCTCCTGCAAATTAGCGCTAAACCAGGAGGTTATTCAAAAAGAACAAGCAATGATGGGTCGGTTTATTCTCGCTAGCAATGACACTACTGTCGATCCGAACACCTGTCTTGAATATTATAAGGAACAAAATGCCGTTGAAAGAGGATTCAGGTTCATAAAGGGGAATTCTTTTCACGCATCAGAGGTTTATCTGGAGAATTCAAATCGTGTTGCAGCCTTATCCATGATAATGGTTCTATGCCTTCTCGTGTATTCGTTCACAGAGTGGGTAGTTCGTGAGACATTGAAGATTGAGAAGAAACAAATCCGGGATCAAAAAGGAAAACCAACTCAGAGACCATCTGCAAAATGGTTGTTCTTCATGTTCAGAAGAGTAAGGCAGATTAAGGAAATTGATAATTCCAGAATAATTGTGCGAATTCTAAATTTCACTGATGAATTAAGAGATATTGTTCGATTGATAGGGCCGCATGTTGAAAAATATTATGCGTGAATTTTTTGGTGCCGAGTGTCGGTTACAGCAGAGATATCAATTGTTATTAATTTCGGGGACTTATTTCATTAATACCCGTATACTCTGATAGGTCTTACGGTTAATGAATATCCGGAATTTCAATAGACAGCCCTACGAAATCTCCTTCGGCCTCAATGCGACCCATATCATCAATAAATCTGCGTTTTTTTATCCTCCACCATGAACAGAAGAATATCATCGAACGTTTGACCAGGTTGTTTTAGCTCATATATATCAGCCCATACCCATTAAGATACGGGATTTTTTTATACCAACCATTGAGTATTGTTGTCACTACCATATTTTCAGCATTGACCAGAGCAGGAAAAATATTACCCATTACAGGAATTTTTTTCAATATATTTTATTTAGCCATATTTCCATAATTTGTGAAATCTGCGATAATTCTATCTATTCGATTGATAACAGATAACATACTTTAGGTTTAACTATACTATACGATGAGGTTCTTCAACACTGCCGGACCTGTCAATTGCCAGGATCATTATTGCCTGCCTCCATTAAGCCGTTTTAATCTCACAGAAATTCTCTCACTCATCGCACAAAAAAATATTTTGTTCTTCATGCCCCACGACAGACCGGGAAGACCTCATGTTTTTTGGTCTCAGGGATCAGTTGAATCAGGAAGGAACATACTCTGCATTCTATGTATATGTCGAAATGGGACAAACTGCCAGAGGTGATGTTGGCAAAGGGATGAAAGCAAACCAATACTCACAGAACTTGCATTTCAGGCAGAACGGACCCTGGGGGATACTACATATCGAAACAGGATCTCCGAAATCATTGCAGAATCCGGAGAAGATGCTGCCCTGAAATCTCTGTTATCAGACTGGTGTAAAAGACTAAAATTGCCTCTTGTTCTCTGTATTGATGACGTTGATGCCTTTGTTGGTGATACCCTGGTTTCTCTTCTCCGTCAGATCCGTTCAGGGTACCCGGAAAGAGCAACTGAACTTCCATCCTCAATTATTCTCTGTGATGTTCATGATGTCCGTGATTATCGGATTCATTCTGACCGGGAAAAGGAGATTGTCACCGGTGGGAGGGCCTTCAATATTAAGGCAAAGTCACTCCGTCTGGGAAATTTTTCTGAAGAAGAAACAAAAACGCTCCTTCAACAACACACCACAGAAACCGGTCAGATCTTTGAATATGATGCTATTTCAGCCATATGGGCCCTAACGAAAGGACAGCCATGGCTCGTGAATGCCTTAGCATATAAAGTCTGCTTTGAACTCCCGATGGGAAAAACCGGGCAAATCATATTACACTGGATCAGGTCATCGACGAAAAAGAACGTCTCATCAAACGGCGGGACACACACCTTGCCCAGCTTGTAGATAAACTCAAAGAGGAACGGGTTCGACGGGTTATCGAACCTATGCTCACTGGGGAAGTCTTTGAACAGGACTTCAGGCCTGATGATGTCGTAGACCTGATAGATCTTGGCCTTATAACATAGTAAATAGCCGGTGCTATCAAGATTGCAAACCCCATCTATGGAGATCATCCCCCGTGAACTCAGCTGGAGAA from Methanospirillum hungatei JF-1 includes the following:
- a CDS encoding ATP-binding protein, with amino-acid sequence MIADYQLDRVIQDQAKSFARKDPGTPRSINLFKYLYLNQVIIISGVRRCGKTTLLRQIASHFKAYHYLNLADIRLHGLSDLTASLLLLEKRDPGIRILFLDEIQNLPGCEDTIRQLHDSGYKIFCTSSQTGSNISHSDKPKGEWVTIILHPFSFVEYLAWHAIDKSTASENQVAVLSHLDRYLEEGGFPEYTRMWDTDHIRSIYEEILYRDCIARWNIRDVSGFIRLAGFLLTNIGTKVHYRSLASMLGMKSPMTVRDYIHILADTHLITEVHRYDPSLKKQYGTGKKIYAVDIGMRNQVAFRVSGDHQKLLENLVLVELKRRDFDVYPTFARSFFNYRIFRTPAQAIAISSIVLDPNSG
- a CDS encoding IS1634-like element ISMhu5 family transposase, whose protein sequence is MKDEDVSLEIDSIKTIDHLGIVAGTFHKLGLAPIIDRAIPKIGQHQISSSQILLALILNGLGFTERRLYLFPEYCKHLDLERLIGPDISAKNLNESVIGRLLDKIYAYGPSKLFTDLVTQMFTVYKDGVQLCHVDTTNFSVHGEYGNESGDGCIKITKGHPKDKRWDLNRFALSMVVNQHGIPIFARAHDGNESDKEVLVQTILSLQDSFTFDPDVIFMGDSALYTDKNIKTLGPETRWISNVPATINEMTELLKSDLLFTPTSDPRYSCSSVDSHYGGVPQKWIVVSSEEMKARELKTFEKNLPVRFKAALKGLKQISKVCYACETDASNALLRYLNETPLVKLVDSRIKVSYKRENGKKGRPKAGETLIPQYSIDARVELAQDFVESEKQYLGRFILATNVLSLDSETVLNHYKGQMLVEKGFRFLKDKSFRVAEVYLKSEKRIEALCMVMVLCLMVYSYTEMLLRKRLKEEDETVLNQKKKPTSRPTLKWIFFKFREIKSCIISVDDALHSSIQNLDRELLKILRLLGPEYEKFYS
- a CDS encoding UPF0175 family protein; translated protein: MSDICLKIPSNITNTIRLPPDTLQEELLKELAIALYTRGILSSGQSCKLAGMKRYQWEEELGKRNISRHYNLEKLEEDFSYVFHSK
- a CDS encoding DUF3368 domain-containing protein, which encodes MIILSSLRQFGTEITDDPHRRPGCLELIKARDTNFVKIINPENLHLIQLLKNQLHEGEAEAIALAQQEKAPILLIDEAEGREVAKSYNIPVIGVIGILAAAKKTGEIESMKTELDSLIQRTSFRVSRIMYDKALEMSGEL
- a CDS encoding IS1634-like element ISMhu7 family transposase encodes the protein MSIVADSNVTIAHLGIVSGIIDKLGICEYIDRLIPKKRSHIVTHGEAVKALLLNCLGFTERRLYLMPEYFDDVATERLIGEGIEAKHLNQYLFGETLDAIAAAGPTELFTGIILEILDNLLHGVLRLHYDTTTISVTGEYDQELNTRLIKLVRGHSKDHRNDLKQLVLCLVTDQRGIPVFMEPLSGNASDKKTLIRTIQEVRKNFNTDEKVYHMADSALYAAKMVQDLGSHCYWITHVPETIKEVKTILKSDVEWIPCSDARYKYAAFDSNYGGIDQKWFLFHSEERHKASIKHDIEKIEEKLAKSQTALNKSLVNGFACENDALLAVERWMSKHKRYILSDIEITCDNKKPSGKVGRPKKGEVLEKWYSVSCKLALNQEVIQKEQAMMGRFILASNDTTVDPNTCLEYYKEQNAVERGFRFIKGNSFHASEVYLENSNRVAALSMIMVLCLLVYSFTEWVVRETLKIEKKQIRDQKGKPTQRPSAKWLFFMFRRVRQIKEIDNSRIIVRILNFTDELRDIVRLIGPHVEKYYA